A window of Pseudomonas monteilii contains these coding sequences:
- a CDS encoding methyltransferase, translating into MSLDAQYFADLYAGNDDPWAFRTRWYERRKRDLVMASLPRQCYERIFEPACANGELSAQLAERCAALLCQDLDPNAVDLARSRLAGFTNASVEQGHLPADWPGGSFDLIVLSEVGYYLNPTEWLQVIEQSVASLTYDGGLLACHWRHPIAGCPQDGREVHDLLAKHLPLYSVFRHEEADFLLEYWSCQPSVVDLDETCS; encoded by the coding sequence ATGAGCCTCGACGCGCAATATTTCGCTGACCTGTACGCCGGTAACGACGACCCATGGGCCTTCCGCACGCGCTGGTACGAGCGGCGTAAGCGTGATCTGGTAATGGCCAGCCTGCCCCGGCAATGCTACGAACGCATCTTCGAGCCGGCCTGCGCCAACGGTGAATTGAGCGCGCAGCTCGCCGAGCGTTGCGCCGCCCTGCTCTGCCAGGACCTGGACCCCAATGCGGTCGACCTGGCGCGCTCGCGGTTGGCCGGGTTCACCAATGCCAGCGTCGAACAGGGTCACCTGCCGGCGGATTGGCCAGGTGGCAGCTTCGACCTGATCGTGCTCAGCGAAGTGGGCTACTACCTCAACCCGACCGAATGGCTGCAGGTGATCGAGCAATCGGTGGCCAGCCTGACCTACGACGGGGGCCTGCTGGCCTGCCACTGGCGCCACCCGATCGCCGGTTGCCCGCAGGACGGTCGCGAGGTGCACGACCTGTTGGCCAAGCACCTGCCGCTGTACTCGGTGTTCCGTCACGAAGAGGCGGACTTCCTGCTCGAATACTGGTCCTGCCAGCCGAGCGTGGTCGACCTCGACGAGACCTGCTCATGA